The genomic window TGTAATTGGGGACGCATGatgaagtaggccaaagtcagcaggaTACCTTTAAAGGAAATTGTGTCTGACAAATCACTTGCAATACTTTGAGGAATCAACAGGCAAGATAGATAAAGCAGAAGCAGTGGATGtattttgcttggattttcagatgatgAGTTGATGAGTTAATGTTCAGATTcataagttgagagttaaggggcagaagtttaggagtaacacgagggggtacttctttactcagagagtggtagctgtgaggaacgagctttcagtagaagtggtagaggtaggtttaatattgtcattttaaaaaattggataggtatatggacaggaaaggaatggagggttatgggctgagtgcaggtcggtgggactaggtaagagtaagcgtACGGCACGGACTAGAGGTCGGAGaaggcctgttttcgtgctgtaattgttatatggttatatctttaacaaggtgcccccatgcaaggcttattgggaaagtaaggaggcatgggatccaagaaaacagtgctttgtggatccagaagtggcttgcccacagaaggtaaagagtggttgtagttgggtcatattctgcatggagatcggtcacTAGTGGagcgcctcagggatctgctctgggacccaaactcttcgtgatttttaaaaatgacatggatgtggaagtgaagggatgggatAGTGAATTTGCTGGTAACACAaatgttgggtgtgttgtggatagggtagagggttgtcagaggttacagcgggatattgataggatgcgaaactgggctgagaagtggcaaatggagtttaacccagaaaagtgtgaggcagttcattttgggaggtcaaatatgatggcagattatagCATTAATcgtcagactcttggcagtgtggatgatcagaggaatcttggggtccgagtccattggacactcaaagctgctaaacaggttgactctgtggtttagaaggcataaggtgcattggccttccgTGGGATTTAGTTTAAGAGCCGATTGGTAATGCTGCAGGTATACaggaccctggacagaccccacttggagtaatttgctaaattctggttgcctcactacaggaaggatgtggatatgatagaaagtgtgcagaggagatttacccagCATTGCTCATGACCTGTCAAGAATCACTtgcttctggcatggtcccggaggacaggaagattgcaaatgacAATCGACTATTtgagaagggaagaaggcaaaggaaagcaaattatagtccagttagcctcaCCTCATGCTGGGGAAGTTTTTGAGTCTATTATAACAGATGAGGTTTCGAGGTGCTCggagacaaatgataaaatatgtCCAAGCCAGCACAGCTtctgtacagggaaatcttgcctgaaaaatctgttaattcgaggaagtcataagcaggatggacaaccgagagtcagtggatatcatttacttggattttcagaaggcatctgacaaggtgtcacacatgagactgtttaacaggataaaaatcagaaaaaaatactGACATAGAtaggaggaatggctgacagccaagaGGGAACGAGTGGGAgttaaaggagccttttctggttggctagcaGTGACTGGTGGTCTTCATGGGGCGGTAGTCGGTCCGCTgctttcacattatttgtcaatgatttggataatggaactgcTGTCTTTGTGGCAAGGTTTGCGGATGATTCAAAGATAGATGGAAGCGTTATTAGTGCTGGGGAAGCAATGCAActgcagcaggacagacaaatttgaagaatgggcaaaaactgagagagagggagtagTGAAGGAAGAAACTTCTTGGGATATAATAACAGTCAGAcagagatactttattgatcctgagggaaatttggttttgttacagtcgcaccaaccaagaatagtgtagaaatatagcaatataaaatcataaataattaaataataagaagtACATTATGCCAAGTgcaaattagtccaggaccagcctattggctcagggtgtctgaccctccgagggaggagttataaagtttgatggccacaggcaggaatgacttcctatgacgctcagtgttgcatttcggtggaatgagtctctggctgattgtactcctgtgcctaaccagtacattatggagtggatgggagatattgtccaagatggcatgcaacttggacagcatcctctcttCAGACACCACTTTCAGAGAGTCCAGTCCCATCCCCACATCACTGgctttacaaatgagtttgttaattttgttggtgtctgctaccctcagcctgctgccccagcacacaacagcaaacatgatagcactggtcactacagactcgtagaacatcctcagcatcgtcctgcagatgttaaaggacctcagtctcctcatgatatggagacggctctgacccttcttgtagacagtctcagtgttctttgaccagtccagtttattttcaattcatatccccaggtatttgtaatcctccaccatgtcgtCACTGACCCCTtcgatggaaacaggggtcaccggtgccttagccctcctcaggtccaccaccaactccttagtctttttcacattaagctgcagatgattctgttcACACCATGTgataaagtttcccaccgtagccctgtattcAGCCTCATCTTCCTTGCTGATGcacccaactatggcagagtgatcagaaaacttctgaaaatTTCCTTAAcgattctcgaaagatcattgctaatgcgtTCATATCGCTTCAGCCATCTCCGGTTGGTGTACCACCTGGTCCAGGTAacctatttaccttcagaccatctgtttcccaagaaccttctcccgggTAACGTAACTTTAAACATTCTGACCATGAACATTTGGGACTTCCATATTTTTGCAAGTGTCCGACAGATAAGAGTGATGcacaatacttattcagttcctctgccatcactttccacccccaccccattactacctctccagcatcatttttcagaggTTTGATATCCACTTCAGCCTCTCGTTTACACTATTACCTGAAGAAAAAAATGTTATCCTCTGTAATATTGCTGCCTAGCTCATCtatgtattccatctttttcttcttaattattttagttgcattctgtttgttcttaaaagctttccaatcatctAGCTTCCTAGTAATTTTTGCTCTAAGccatctctttggtttttattatTGTCTTTGGTTTCTCTTATCAGCCATGGTTTTGTCACCTTACCTTTAAAATACTATGTCCTCTTTGCCAtgtgtatatcctgtgccttccaaattgcttccagaaattccagacattgctgctctgttctcaaccctgcctgtgttctttttaaatcaattttgaccaatgTTTCTGTCATGCATCTCTAATTCTCTGTATTCCACATCTGacattagcttctccttctctattGTCGGGGTAAATTTGATCACATTaagatcacttgcccctaaggttTCTTTGAACCTtagtgacctaattaattccagttcactacaacacccaatccagaatagctgatccccaagtggcctcaaccacgagctgctccaaaaagcatcGTAGGCATTCTAGGAGTTCTTCCCcttgagaccaacaccatcctaATTTTCCAAATCACCTACATGACAATCCCCCAtaaatattgcccttttgacaggCATTTTCTATCTCGCATTCTGATTTGTGGATCAcatacttactactgtttggaggtgtctatacaattcccatcagggatttcttttttttacatttgctgtttcttaattctacccacagtttctacaactcccaacactatgccatctctttctaatgattttattgaatatttTAACAACAGGGCCACACAACCCACATGGCCTGCTTGTTCTTGGCATGTTCTTTCAAGAAACATGTAAGTAtctgggaaaccagaggacctgcagatgctagaaatctagagaaatacacacaaagtgctggaggggctcagcatgtcaggcagcatcaatggatgggaatcaactttttgggccaagacccttcatcaggactcttgatACCCATGTATCCAGAATATCAAGAAGCAAAGAAAATAGGAAGTAGTGCAAAATAGGGAAAAACTTTGAAAAATTTAGTTCAAggctttaaaaaaaacctgtcagaGCTCAATAGTTAACAAACACAACAAAGGCATTAAACACTTCCATCAACACTGACAGTGAATTATTTTTTATAAAAATATCTtggtcccatttcaatcagtaGAATTTATGAAGATAAATAAGAACTTCAGAAAACTTTAGAAAAGACTATTTACACCCAAACCCACCTAGATTAACACTAGCTTGGACAGAAGTAGGAAGCAATATAACACACATGAtaaaaaaatcacacaacagtcagataaaactaagtatatattttcatcaaaaatgaacaggattcagcactccatgtgtgtatatgcaatcgtgataagcaatacagaccagaaaacttaaatgaaagaccaactcagaaaaatgaattaCCACTATGGAAGAAAGCATTAACCACTGGAAtaagtatgaccctccatgggagacttCCCAACAATCTGAGCAGATGAGATGTTGACAAAGAAGCATCAAGCACTCCACTGAGAgttggagacttcttcccagaaacagaggggttccttgcagaaatacaggacaaggtggttaacaaaatgaaacaaaaatcaaaaatacatgaaatacaaaaaaaaaacaaagcagtaagtgcagaaaatgccaagagaaaccagacacaatccaacacattccagattccagttgaactcaatctgatcACTTGTGCAGGTACAAAGAAGTTCTATATATCATTCACCaacatcttgctttaaaatatgacctccatcacttcatcaaggcataaattcaagcctgatccagttttagagttaaAATCTAAGAaattatatgataatcaatacattatgtcagataggacaatccataataattatccggatataatattacaggataaataaGCAGGAACAACTCGCTCAATAgataaaaccattcccaacacacaaATGTTCCTTGACCAGTGAAGCACCTCACCACAGCTATTGTTTGTATTATCAGACAACCAAAAGattttctctgtcaatctgcttccaaatgttgctactgtGTCATTCGTTGCCACAccctgctgattcccttctcctatCATACATTCTTACACCAACCAtcgtccagagccccaaactctgccctgtgcagacctgCCTCTGGCTTCTGACCCTGCTTcgtttcccattctgctttcagtctttagaggacagtggtgttaCCTTAAGAAGAAGGGAAAATTAcacataatgtggaaatgagcccTGAATAAGGAGATTAACTACGAATGgcattcttcctcagcccagaaGTTAGAGGGTTGAGggacatctcagacagaactgcagtcagctcgacttcttcagtctgcagaaaattcaagggaaacctcttcacccacagagtggtgactgtttggaacccatcacaacagagagagcgagaggggtacaacaggggaggatttaaaaggactgtcatcctgttaaaagaacaGAATCCCTGGCAGTGTCCTGCCGGCCTGAGTTGATTCacactaggtgtgttataaattcactaagtactggagacagagtttaactgatttatttgtctcagatccagaacattaaactccagtcccattaaaagtgaatgtgcagcagaagaaactcctcccatgcccaatgaccagggtgcagaactgggtgtggtgagcagcagcaataattgcagagttcagcaccaacagtcactctTGAAATTGtattcagcaacggtgatggacaaatCTCCAGCATgtagcttattgaaactttctcccgagtgtgaacccggtagtgtgtcacaagaGTAACATACtgcaaggtttcactgctaatgtaatggcctctatGTAAtttttcactgctgaggtaaaggTTTATATGTAGCAGCATTGTTTAGGTTACAACAAGCGATAAAAGGGTTTGGAGTGCAAGACTATCCAATGACAgcaatgttctttcttgtgagtctgaaaGAGAGATTTTCGTGGTCttttgatggggagagatgagaaaacTCGAATGGTGAGAGTGAgccctttttcttttcttttggttTATTTCACTAActatatagtcaaagtaagaattataaagctcaattgtttaatcgtATGTTGTGTACCATTTGTTATTTCAGgggactgatttgtaacaggagtCATCACATAGCAACCACCCAAACGAGATTCCAAATATTTGGCTGGGCCAGGGGTCTATCACCCCCTATATAAATCTGCTAGCCAAAGCAAGAGTTCCATGAGTTTAATGACTGAGTAAAttgcttcccacattcacagcaggtgaatggcctctcaccagtgtgaactcaatgatccACATTTGGTTGATATGACTGAAAGAATCTCTTCCGAAAGTCTGAGCTGGTGATcagcctctacccagtgtgaaatTGCTGGTGTCTCCGTAGTTAAGATGACCGaatgaatcttttcccacagtctcagcatatgaacggcctctccccagtgtgaactcgctgatgtaccttcagcttagatgaacaagtgaatcccttcccacaatctgagcaggtgaatggcctctctccagtgtgaactcgctgatgcaacttcagtttagatgaacaagtgaatcccttcccacagtccaagcaggtgaacggtctctccccagtgtgaactgactggtgtgccttTAGTGTgtatgactgagtgaatcgcttcccacagactgagcaggtaaaaggcctctccccagtgtgaactgactggtgcctCAGTAGCTGcgatgacaaagtgaatcccttcccacagtctgagcaggtgaatggcctctccccagtgtgaactctctgatgtaccttcagttgggatgagcaagtgaatcccttcccacagtctgagcaggtgaatggcctctctccagtgtgaactctctgatgtaccttcagtttaaatgagcaagtgaatcctttcccacagtccgagcaatTGAACagctgctccccagtgtgaactctctgatgtaccttcagttgggatgagcaagtgaatcctttcccacagtccaagcaggtgaatggtctctccccggtgtgaactcgtcgatgtaccttcagttgggatgagcaagtgaattctttcccacagtccaaacaggTGAAAGGCCACTCCCtgctgtgaactcgctgatgtaccagtagttcggatgaccgagtgaatccctttccacaatctgagcaggtgaacggcctctccccagtgtgaactcgctggtgtaccagtagttcggatgaccgagtgaatcctttcccacagacagagcaggtgaacggcctctcacctgTGTGacctctctgatgtaccttcagttgggatgagcaagtgaatcccttcccacagtccaagcaggtgaacggcctctccccagtgtgaactcgctgatgtaccttcagtttagatgactgagtgaatcccttcccacagtccgagcaggtgaaaggccactcaccagtgtgaactcgctggtgtaccttcagttgggtTGAGGaagtgaatgtcttcccacagtccaagcaggtgaatggcctctccccagtgtgaactcgctgatgtaccatcagtttagatgagcaagtgaatcccttcccacagactgagcaggtgaatggccgctcgccagtgtgaactctctgatgcaccttcagttgagatgattcattgaatcccttcccacagtccgagcaggtgaatggcctctccccagtgtgaactcgctgatgtaccttcagtttagataaccgaatgaatcccttcccacattctgtgcaGGTGTACGGccgctcccctgtgtgaactcgctgatgagccattagtcagatgagtgagtgaatccttccctacaaattcagcagatgaccagcctctgcgcagtttgaactgactggtgtgtccacaggtgggatgagtgactgaatcccttctcacacagaGAACAGCTGAATGGCTTTGCCCAGTGTGAACACCATCCACACCATCTGAGCAGATGAACAGGATCCCCCTGTGTAAAATGACTGGTATGTCAGTCGGTCAGATGATGGAGTATATCACTCCAcatagtctgagcaggaaggatgattgagtgaatcccttgctccacttcttaaatatctggacagagacagcaaaactggtgtgttgtgttcaAGTTTCCTGCAGACAAATTCCttttcatttttaacctgtaaaaagatttataaaaatccatcaatgggtgtcaGACAACATTTCAGATAAAATCACTTGATTTGCGAAGGTGTGATCTGGCATCGCACTGTTACAGTGGGTTTCATCCCAAGTTGGAGTGAGAAGTCATCTTCTAACTTGGCCCAATGCTGGTATCTCTCATGCTCTTCCTGTCACtgtaagaatggggcatttctgccacctccaatctgtgacctggctcaggtTGTCTCTGTCCATTggtattccctgttcccactgagctgcatgggtgcctggtcccacagtaactgaaacactctggGAATAATACTCtggctattcacatgatcaatgcccctcatcatcttatacaccaaaAAATaactctaaacataaacaaggaaattatacattgtttTGAGGATTTAttggaagtatacaaaattatgaggttatgaggataaatgcaagcaggttttccgctgaggttgggtgggatgagaACCAGAGGATCATGGGTAAGagggaaggtgaaaattttatggaaacatttggaaaagctctttactgaaatggccATGAGAGAGTGGTAAGAgatgccagcataagtggtgaaAATGAACTtaatttcaccatttaaaagaagtttggatgggagcctggatggtagaggtatggagggtgatggtcctggtgcaggtagtTGCATAAGGCAGCTTAAATCTTTTTTCAGAATTGGCACGATGAGCCAAGTAGCCTGTTTCCAaactgaacttctccatgattctatgacagagaagctggccaaacttgtttggaaagGGAAAGTTAGGACTGacaatggaacagcaatggctgtagtttctgggagcaatgcaggaactgagtgatcgatacatcccaaagaagtggaagcattggaaatgcaggatgacacaacagtggctaaaatgagaagccaaagccaacataaaagcaaatgagagggcaaacaaaagagcaaaaactattgggaagcttttagaaaccaacagaagacgacTAAAAAATAAGTCAAATGAACTCAGGGCAtgaaattatgatattatagtcatcaatgagtcttggtagcacccaacagtccgaggcatttagaggaacacaatatctcttgaaaaccgatGTTGCCTGCACCAGTTACACTTCAACATTTATTTCAACAAGCATTTTACATTCTCAAAACTTCACCTGAACAActcttaccaagtactcctttgccagaaaacagcctgtcccaagccacacttgtcagatcctttctgataccatcaaaattgacctttctccaacagaatctcaacccatggtccagacctctctttttccatatttacttggaaCCTCATGGCCTTATGATCACTGGATACAGTGTTCTCATACACGAATTTCTGTCACTAGCCCTGGGTCATTTCCTAATAGCTTTTTGCATACTTCTATGTCTGGAATTCTATGTGCTGACTAAAGGGCATATTTGATAAACTCTACCCCATTTAGTTCTTATACATTATGGGAGTCCTAGTCAatatttggaaagttaaaatcacatactgaatcaacctttgtttcttggcataatCGGTGAtttctctacagatttgttcctctcaatctctcagactgttgggtgcaaccaagtcccagtaatagctacaatatcataattccctgtcctgagtTCATCAGACTTTCCTATGATAATTCTTGCATTGTGAGATACACAGCTCAGGATAGTcttcacaccatgctcaacctttcgattgatgactttgtctgaggtctgaacaacatctgtcagGTGTCAAAACAAactctctgggacagcttcttccaccagtctAACAGACTTTAATTCAATGCTGAAATAATTGTATTTCAGTGTAATATTGACTGTGCTGTTGTACATAcaatttattgtaaattactataatttgcacattgcacatttagatggagatgcaacataaagatttgtactcctcatgtatatgaaggatataagtaagaaaatcaattcaattcaccctctccagtatctgttctggcattctggccCATACCCCTTGAAACTTTAGTTTAAcctctaacccccccccccccactagcaGTAGCAAGCCTCACCCCTAGGCTATTAGTCCccttctgttcccctcactaacaTATCATGTATCACCACTTTGACATTTCACTGCCAGCTAATTCCCTCCAACACTTTCTAAAGTGGTCCACCtattgttgtgggggatggccacaaAAGTACTCTATGATGGCTATTTAACTTTGTTCCCCTTCCTGActttcacccagtttcctgtgtccagcAATCTGGGTGTtacacctctcttcatgtcatatctgtCACCCCCTCTGAATCctggatgatctggaattcatctATTCCAGTTCaaactccttaaagtgcagggttacaagctgcagctgggtgcacatcttgtaggtgagggtgtcagggacactgaaggtctccccaccttcccaccagtCCCTTCTGATTTG from Hypanus sabinus isolate sHypSab1 chromosome 18, sHypSab1.hap1, whole genome shotgun sequence includes these protein-coding regions:
- the LOC132407308 gene encoding zinc finger protein 229-like, producing MAHQRVHTGERPYTCTECGKGFIRLSKLKVHQRVHTGERPFTCSDCGKGFNESSQLKVHQRVHTGERPFTCSVCGKGFTCSSKLMVHQRVHTGERPFTCLDCGKTFTSSTQLKVHQRVHTGEWPFTCSDCGKGFTQSSKLKVHQRVHTGERPFTCLDCGKGFTCSSQLKVHQRGHTGERPFTCSVCGKGFTRSSELLVHQRVHTGERPFTCSDCGKGFTRSSELLVHQRVHSREWPFTCLDCGKEFTCSSQLKVHRRVHTGERPFTCLDCGKGFTCSSQLKVHQRVHTGEQLFNCSDCGKGFTCSFKLKVHQRVHTGERPFTCSDCGKGFTCSSQLKVHQRVHTGERPFTCSDCGKGFTLSSQLLRHQSVHTGERPFTCSVCGKRFTQSYTLKAHQSVHTGERPFTCLDCGKGFTCSSKLKLHQRVHTGERPFTCSDCGKGFTCSSKLKVHQRVHTGERPFIC